ACGGGTACGATTGCCCTTGGTGCCCTTGCCCCACGGGGTGACGGGATGACGGCCACCGGAGGTGCGGCCTTCACCACCGCCGTGCGGATGGTCAATCGGGTTCATGGCGACGCCGCGAACGCTCGGGCGCTTGCCGAGCCAGCGGTTGCGGCCCGCCTTGCCCAAATTCTGGTTCGAATTGTCGGGATTCGAGACGGCACCGACGGTCGCCATGCAATCCGCCTGAACCATGCGCATCTCGCCGGAGTTGAGGCGAAGGATCGCCATGCCCTGGTCGCGGCCGACGAGCTGAGCGTAGCACCCGGCGGAGCGCGCGATCTGGCCACCCTTGCCGAGCTTCAGCTCGACATTGTGGATGATCGTGCCGATCGGCATGTTGGCCAGCGGCATCGCGTTGCCGGGCTTCACGTCGACCTTCTTGCCGGAAACGACCTTGTCGCCGACATTCAGGCGCTGCGGCGCCAGGATGTAGGCCAGCTCGCCGTCTTCGTACTTGATCAGCGCGATGAACGCCGTGCGGTTCGGATCGTATTCGAGCCGCTCGACCGTCGCAACGACGTCGAACTTGCGCCGCTTGAAGTCCACGATGCGATAGTTACGCTTGTGGCCGCCGCCGCGACGCCGCGAAGTGATGCGACCGTGCACGTTCCGACCGGCGCTCTCGGCGCGCCCCTCGGTCAGCGCCTTCACCGGCTTGCCCTTCCACAGCTGGGAACGGTCGACCAGGACGAGCTGGCGAAGACCCGGCGTTATGGGGTTGAATGTCTTTAATGCCATGGCGAATGCGCCCTTACCGAAGTCTGCCTTACAGCGTTGTCGTAATGTCGATCGATTGGCCCTCTTTCAGGGTCACGATCGCTTTCTTGAAATCGCTCTGCTGGCCCTTGACGCCCTTGAACCGCTTCACCTTGCCCTTGCGGATCAGGGTGTTGACGGCAACGACGTTGACATTGAAGAGGCGCTCGATGGCCTCCTTGATGTCCGGCTTCGTCGCGTCGATCGCCACCTTGAACACCACCTGATTGTTCTCGGAAACCAGCGTGGACTTCTCGGTGATGATCGGCGAGCGGATCACGTCGTAGAGTTCTTCTTCCCTCATTTGAACCGCTCCTCCAGCGCTTCGAGCGCCGCGCGGGTCAGCACGAGCTTATCCCGACGCAAGATGTCGTACACGTTGATGCCCTGAACCGGCAGCACATCCACGTTCGGGATGTTGCGCGCGGCGAGCGCGAAATTGTCCTGCAGCGCGGCGCCATCGATGATGAGCGCGTTCGACAGGCCGAGACCGGCGAACTTGCCGCGAAGCTGCGCGGTCTTCGGCTCGGCGACTTCCGCCTTGTCGAGAACGACGAGCGCATCCGCCTTCGCCTTGGTCGAAAGCGCGTGCTTCAGAGCGAGCGCGCGGACCTTCTTCGGCAGATCGTGCGCGTGGCTGCGCGGAACCGGACCTGCGGAGCGACCGCCACCGCGGAACTGCGGCGGCTTGTCGTTGCCGTGACGGGCCTGACCTGTGCCCTTCTGCTTGTAGATCTTCTTGTTCGGACCGTTCACTTCGCTGCGCGCCTTGGCCTTGTGCGTACCGGCCTGGCGCTTCGACAGCTGATAACGGACCATGCGTTGCAGGATGTCCGCGCGAGGCTCCAGCGCAAACACTGCGTCGTCCAATTCCACGCTTCCCGCATTGGAAGCGTCAAGGGTGATGACTTCCGCCTTCATTTATGCCCCCGCTCCCGCAGCCGCGGTGTCGTTGTTGGCTTTGCGGAACGCACCCGGCTTGGGGGCGTCCTTCGGAAGAGGCTTCTTCACGGCGTCCTTCACGAGCACCCAGCCGCCCTTTGCGCCGGGAACGGCGCCGCGGATGAGCAGAAGGCCGCGCTCGACGTCCGTCTTCACCACCTGCAGATTCTGCGTGGTGACGCGGTCGACGCCCATGTGGCCTGCCATCTTCTTGCCCGCGAAGGTCTTGCCCGGATCCTGACGGTTACCGGTCGAACCATGAGAGCGGTGCGAGATCGAAACACCGTGAGTCGCGCGCAAGCCGCCAAAGTTCCAGCGCTTCATCGCGCCTGCGAAGCCCTTGCCGATGCTCGTGCCGATCACGTCCACGAACTGACCTTCCAGAAAATGATCTGCCGTCAGCTCCGCGCCGATCTCGATGACATTTTCCGGCGTCACGCGGAACTCGACCACCTTCGCCTTCGGCTCAACCTGAGCCTTTGCGAAATGGCCGCGCTCAGCGCGCGTCACGTTCTTGACCTTCCGCGACCCCGCGCCGACCTGAATCGCCGTGTAACCGTTCGCTTCCTGCGTCCGGTGCGCGATCACCTGGCATTGATCGAGCTTCAACACCGTTACGGGCACATGCTCGCCCGCTTCGGTGAAGATTCGCGTCATGCCAACCTTCTGTGCCAACAATCCCGATCGCATCGGTCTGCCTCAGTTTCCTTCGCCGCTATCGAAGCGGCTGAATCCTTTGTTCAACTCCCGCCATCCGCTCCTGCGGCCGGCGCATCCAACGTGCCGCGCGGGCCCGGCCCGAATTCCCCGCAAACGGGGCGCAGCGTCATAAAACCTTCAGCGACACGCGCTAAAGCTTGATCTCAACATCCACGCCCGCCGCGAGGTCGAGCTTCATGAGCGCATCAACCGTCTGCGGAGTCGGATCGACGATGTCGATCAGGCGCTTGTGGGTGCGCATCTCGAACTGCTCGCGGCTCTTCTTGTCGATGTGCGGCGAGCGGTTCACCGTGTACCGCTCGATGCGTGTCGGGAGCGGGATCGGCCCGTGCACATCCGCGCCCGTCCGCTTCGCGGTATTGACAATCTCCTTCGTGGAGGCGTCGAGCACGCGGTGGTCGAACGCCTTCAGCCGGATGCGAATGGTTTGGCCTGCCATATCAAACTCCCAATAGAAGAGGCGCTCCGTTTTTGGAGCGCCCGCTCCGTCGTCCCCGTATTATTTACTTAATGATGCTGGCAACCACGCCGGCGCCGACTGTACGGCCGCCTTCGCGGATAGCAAAGCGAAGCTTTTCTTCCATGGCGATCGGCACGATCAGCTCGACTTCCATCGAGACGTTATCGCCCGGCATGACCATTTCCGTACCTTCCGGCAGCTTCACCACGCCCGTCACGTCGGTCGTGCGGAAGTAGAACTGCGGACGGTAGTTGGTGAAGAACGGCGTATGACGACCGCCTTCTTCCTTCGTGAGGATGTAGGCCTCGGCCTTGAACTGCGTGTGCGGCGTCACCGAACCGGGCTTGCAGAGAACCTGACCGCGCTCGACGGCTTCACGGTCGATGCCACGGAGCAGACAGCCCACGTTGTCGCCGGCCTCGCCCTGATCGAGCAGCTTGCGGAACATTTCGACGCCCGTGACGATCGACTTGACGGTCGGCTTGATGCCGACGATCTCGATTTCCTCACCGACCTTGATCACGCCGCGCTCGATACGGCCCGTCACCACCGTGCCGCGACCCGAGATCGAGAACACGTCTTCGATCGGCATCAGGAAGGGCTGGTCACGCGGACGCTCCGGCAGCGGAATGAACGCGTCAACTTCTTCCATGAGCTTGAGAATGGCTTCGCGGCCCAGCGCACCGGCATCGCCATCGAGCGCGGCCTTGGCCGAACCCTTGACGATCGGAATGTCGTCGCCCGGGAAGTCGTACTTCGACAGCAGCTCGCGGATTTCGAGTTCAACGAGTTCCAGCAGCTCCGGGTCGTCCAGCAGGTCGACCTTGTTCATGAACACGACGAGCGCCGGGACGCCGACCTGACGGGCGAGCAGGATGTGCTCGCGGGTCTGCGGCATCGGGCCGTCGGCGGCGGAAACGACGAGGATAGCGCCGTCCATCTGAGCCGCGCCGGTGATCATGTTCTTGACGTAGTCGGCGTGGCCGGGGCAGTCGACGTGCGCGTAATGGCGGTTAGCGGTCTCATATTCGACGTGGGACGTCGAAATCGTGATGCCGCGTGCCTTCTCTTCCGGCGCCTTGTCGATCTGGTCGTAAGCCGTAAACGTCGCGCCGCCGGTCTCAGCCAGCACCTTCGTGATCGCGGCCGTCAGCGACGTCTTGCCATGGTCCACGTGACCGATGGTGCCGATGTTCAGGTGCGGCTTGCTGCGCGAGAATTTTGCCTTGGCCATGTGGCTCTCCGTTCTTCCTCTTTCATCCCGACCTAGAGACTAGCCCGGTATAAAGCTCCTACTTTGTTTGCCTTCTCAGGCGAATTTCGCCTGAACCTCTTCTGCCACGTTCTGCGGAACCTGCGCATAGTGGTCAAACTGCATGGTAAACTGCGCACGCCCCTGGCTCATCGAGCGAAGAGTGTTCACATAACCGAACATGTTCGCGAGCGGAACCATGGCGTTGATCACCGTGGCGTTGCCGCGCATTTCCTGGCCGAGGATCTGGCCACGGCGGCCGGTCAGGTCGCCGATGACGCCGCCGACGTAATCTTCCGGCGAAACGACCTCGACCTTCATGATCGGCTCGAGCAGCTTCGGACCGGCCTTCTGGGCACCTTCGCGGAAGGCGGCGCGCGACGCGATTTCGAACGCGAGAACGCTCGAGTCCACTTCGTGATACGCGCCGTCGATCAGCGACACCTTGATGTCGAGCATCGGGAAGCCCGCGAGAATGCCGTTGTCCAGCACGCTCTTGACGCCCTTTTCGACGCCCGGAATGTATTCCTTCGGAACCGAACCGCCGACGATCTTCGATTCGAAAGCGAAGCCCGCACCCTGTTCCTGCGGCTCGATCACGAGCTTGACGCGAGCGAACTGGCCAGTACCGCCGGTCTGCTTCTTGTGGGTATAGTCGATTTCCTGCTTCCGCGTGATCGTCTCGCGGTAGGCCACCTGCGGCGCGCCGACGGTCGCCTCCACCTTGAATTCGCGACGCATACGGTCGACGATGATTTCGAGGTGAAGCTCGCCCATGCCCTTGATGATCGTCTGGCCGCTTTCGACATCGCTCGAAACACGGAAAGACGGATCTTCCTGAGCGAGGCGGTTCAGCGCCATGCCCATCTTTTCCTGATCGGCCTTCGTCTTCGGCTCCACCGCAACCTCGATCACAGGTTCCGGGAACTCCATGCGCTCCAGGATCACCGGCTTCAGCGGATCGCACAGCGTGTCGCCCGTGATCACATCCTTCAGCGACGCGATGGCGACGATGTCACCCGCATACGCTTCCTTGATGTCTTCGCGGCTGTTCGCGTGCATGAGAAGCATGCGACCGATACGCTCTTTCTTGTCCTTGACCGTGTTGATGAGCTGCATGCCCGTCTCGACACGGCCCGAATAGATGCGGCAGAACGTGAGCGAGCCGACGAACGGGTCGTTCATGATCTTGAACGCGAGCATGGAGAGCGGCTCTTCGTCGGACGACTTGCGAACGGTTTCCTCGCCCGTCTTGACGTCGATCGCCTTGATCGGCGGAATGTCCACCGGCGACGGGAGGTAGTCGAGCACGCCGTCCAGAAGGGGCTGCACACCCTTGTTCTTGAACGCGGAACCGCAGAACACCGGATAGAAGGCGCTCGAAATGGTGCCGCGACGAATCAATTCCTTCAGCTTCGCCTCGTCCGGCTCATTGCCTTCGAGATAAGCTTCCATGGCTTCGTCATCGAGTTCGACAGCCAACTCCACGAGCTTGTGGCGATAATCCGCAGCCTTCTCCACGAGATCTGCCGGGATATCGGCGTCGCGGAAGCTCGCGCCGAGGACGTCTTCGTCCCAGATCACGGCCTTCTGGCGGATGAGGTCGACAATACCCTTGAAGTCGCTTTCCGAACCGATCGGGAGCTGCAGAACCAGCGGCTTCGCGCCGAGACGGTCGATCACAGACTGCACGCAGGCGTAGAAATCGGCGCCGATCTTGTCCATCTTGTTGACGAAGATCATGCGCGGGACGTTGTACTTGTCGCCCTGGCGCCAGACGGTCTCCGTCTGCGGCTCGACACCCTGGTTGGCATCGAGAAGCGCGACGGCGCCGTCGAGCACGCGAAGGCTGCGCTCGACTTCGATGGTGAAGTCCACGTGGCC
This genomic window from Rhodomicrobium lacus contains:
- the rplB gene encoding 50S ribosomal protein L2; the encoded protein is MALKTFNPITPGLRQLVLVDRSQLWKGKPVKALTEGRAESAGRNVHGRITSRRRGGGHKRNYRIVDFKRRKFDVVATVERLEYDPNRTAFIALIKYEDGELAYILAPQRLNVGDKVVSGKKVDVKPGNAMPLANMPIGTIIHNVELKLGKGGQIARSAGCYAQLVGRDQGMAILRLNSGEMRMVQADCMATVGAVSNPDNSNQNLGKAGRNRWLGKRPSVRGVAMNPIDHPHGGGEGRTSGGRHPVTPWGKGTKGNRTRKNIRTDKFIVRARHVKKK
- a CDS encoding 50S ribosomal protein L23; this translates as MREEELYDVIRSPIITEKSTLVSENNQVVFKVAIDATKPDIKEAIERLFNVNVVAVNTLIRKGKVKRFKGVKGQQSDFKKAIVTLKEGQSIDITTTL
- the rplD gene encoding 50S ribosomal protein L4; translated protein: MKAEVITLDASNAGSVELDDAVFALEPRADILQRMVRYQLSKRQAGTHKAKARSEVNGPNKKIYKQKGTGQARHGNDKPPQFRGGGRSAGPVPRSHAHDLPKKVRALALKHALSTKAKADALVVLDKAEVAEPKTAQLRGKFAGLGLSNALIIDGAALQDNFALAARNIPNVDVLPVQGINVYDILRRDKLVLTRAALEALEERFK
- the rplC gene encoding 50S ribosomal protein L3, with amino-acid sequence MRSGLLAQKVGMTRIFTEAGEHVPVTVLKLDQCQVIAHRTQEANGYTAIQVGAGSRKVKNVTRAERGHFAKAQVEPKAKVVEFRVTPENVIEIGAELTADHFLEGQFVDVIGTSIGKGFAGAMKRWNFGGLRATHGVSISHRSHGSTGNRQDPGKTFAGKKMAGHMGVDRVTTQNLQVVKTDVERGLLLIRGAVPGAKGGWVLVKDAVKKPLPKDAPKPGAFRKANNDTAAAGAGA
- the rpsJ gene encoding 30S ribosomal protein S10, with product MAGQTIRIRLKAFDHRVLDASTKEIVNTAKRTGADVHGPIPLPTRIERYTVNRSPHIDKKSREQFEMRTHKRLIDIVDPTPQTVDALMKLDLAAGVDVEIKL
- the tuf gene encoding elongation factor Tu; the protein is MAKAKFSRSKPHLNIGTIGHVDHGKTSLTAAITKVLAETGGATFTAYDQIDKAPEEKARGITISTSHVEYETANRHYAHVDCPGHADYVKNMITGAAQMDGAILVVSAADGPMPQTREHILLARQVGVPALVVFMNKVDLLDDPELLELVELEIRELLSKYDFPGDDIPIVKGSAKAALDGDAGALGREAILKLMEEVDAFIPLPERPRDQPFLMPIEDVFSISGRGTVVTGRIERGVIKVGEEIEIVGIKPTVKSIVTGVEMFRKLLDQGEAGDNVGCLLRGIDREAVERGQVLCKPGSVTPHTQFKAEAYILTKEEGGRHTPFFTNYRPQFYFRTTDVTGVVKLPEGTEMVMPGDNVSMEVELIVPIAMEEKLRFAIREGGRTVGAGVVASIIK
- the fusA gene encoding elongation factor G, with the protein product MARQTPIEDYRNIGIMAHIDAGKTTTTERILYYTGKSHKIGEVHDGAATMDWMEQEQERGITITSAATTAYWKGKRINIIDTPGHVDFTIEVERSLRVLDGAVALLDANQGVEPQTETVWRQGDKYNVPRMIFVNKMDKIGADFYACVQSVIDRLGAKPLVLQLPIGSESDFKGIVDLIRQKAVIWDEDVLGASFRDADIPADLVEKAADYRHKLVELAVELDDEAMEAYLEGNEPDEAKLKELIRRGTISSAFYPVFCGSAFKNKGVQPLLDGVLDYLPSPVDIPPIKAIDVKTGEETVRKSSDEEPLSMLAFKIMNDPFVGSLTFCRIYSGRVETGMQLINTVKDKKERIGRMLLMHANSREDIKEAYAGDIVAIASLKDVITGDTLCDPLKPVILERMEFPEPVIEVAVEPKTKADQEKMGMALNRLAQEDPSFRVSSDVESGQTIIKGMGELHLEIIVDRMRREFKVEATVGAPQVAYRETITRKQEIDYTHKKQTGGTGQFARVKLVIEPQEQGAGFAFESKIVGGSVPKEYIPGVEKGVKSVLDNGILAGFPMLDIKVSLIDGAYHEVDSSVLAFEIASRAAFREGAQKAGPKLLEPIMKVEVVSPEDYVGGVIGDLTGRRGQILGQEMRGNATVINAMVPLANMFGYVNTLRSMSQGRAQFTMQFDHYAQVPQNVAEEVQAKFA